A single genomic interval of Primulina huaijiensis isolate GDHJ02 chromosome 7, ASM1229523v2, whole genome shotgun sequence harbors:
- the LOC140980659 gene encoding guanine nucleotide-binding protein subunit gamma 2-like yields MQTGSSGELRSPVGAADARGKHRVSAELKRLEQETRFLEEELEQLEKMEKASAACKEMLSNIETRPDPLLPVTNGPVNPIWDRWFEGPQDSSGCRCRIL; encoded by the exons ATGCAAACTGGGAGTTCAGGTGAGCTTCGATCGCCTGTGGGAGCAGCGGATGCGAGAGGGAAACACAGGGTTTCTGCTGAGTTGAAGAGACTTGAGCAAGAAACTCGATTCTTGGAG GAAGAATTGGAACAGCTCGAGAAAATGGAGAAAGCATCAGCTGCTTGTAAGGA GATGCTGAGTAATATCGAGACAAGACCAGACCCTCTTCTTCCTGT AACGAATGGTCCGGTAAACCCAATCTGGGATCGATGGTTTGAAGGGCCTCAAGATTCTTCTGGATGCAGGTGCCGGATACTATGA
- the LOC140980658 gene encoding uncharacterized protein, protein MGALMSKFWFMMFPAKEYKIVVVGLDNAGKTTTLYKLHLGEVVTTHPTVGSNVEEVVYRNIRFEVWDLGGQERLRTSWATYYRGTHAVIVVIDSTDRARISIVKDELFSLLPHEDLQNAVVLIFANKQDIKDCMTPAEITDALSLHSIKNHDWHIQASCALTGEGLYDGLGWIAQKVTGKATS, encoded by the exons ATGGGGGCACTCATGTCCAAATTCTGGTTCATGATGTTTCCGGCTAAGGAGTATAAGATTGTGGTGGTGGGTTTGGACAACGCTGGCAAAACGACGACGCTCTACAAGCTTCATTTGGGGGAGGTGGTCACCACCCACCCTACTGTTGGAAGCAATGTTGAGGAGGTTGTGTACAGGAATATCCGTTTCGAG GTATGGGATCTTGGTGGGCAAGAACGACTCAGGACATCATGGGCAACATACTATCGTGGGACTCATGCTGTTATCGTGGTAATAGACAGCACAGACAGAGCCAGGATTTCTATCGTGAAGGACGAATTATTTAGTCTCCTTCCACACGAAGATCTACAAAATGCTGTTGTTCTCATATTTGCAAACAAGCAGGATATCAAGGATTGCATGACACCTGCTGAAATAACCGATGCACTCTCCCTTCACAGTATCAAGAACCATGATTGGCATATTCAAGCTAGCTGTGCTCTTACCGGTGAAGGTTTATATGATGGCTTGGGATGGATTGCGCAGAAAGTAACCGGGAAAGCAACTAGCTGA
- the LOC140980656 gene encoding U-box domain-containing protein 44-like, whose product MAELVPIGTIIAVVSNQIIKTAQAAKDVVFEKESFKVLAKHLFDIDPVLKELQLKQLSDLPATRQALDCLETDVKKANNLVEKYKNRARFYLLVKCRHIVKEVQDVTREIGKSLTALSLANVEVLSGISDQVNRLQNEMQRAEFEASKSQLQIIDKLNQGLSDHVLDKEFANYMLKEIARAVDVPVEPAEISRELASFKREKEEAENRKEMAEVLFLEQVIELLSRADAAKDYEQVRDQYFQRVKVIGRYDPREEYIQPFKPFFCCITGDLMVDPVSLCTGTTCERAALESWFERGEKTDPETGEILHDFSYRSNIQLRHSIQEWRELNYCVKIRRCKENLISEDDSSVKETIEQIGELIRENHINKDWISISGLTDIVVAMLGSTVDGEVKKELLVTLKDIVEGHAINKVIFIENQGIEKLVLCLSLDSRISKAAVELLYEVLLDRSGWNKSYCRMLSNNCDVIHLLVSLLKHPIAEITKTVEEILVKLCDADENVIRAAKVNWFRPLVDKVVQGSASVRRSMLKELVGLEFDEEKIRVLGEERIIPPLLEMASGNIESKDLSLRILVKLSTFHQNKRLIASSGGVSLILNLLFSSHTHIAIISKCAEILANLSSNGDGTKFLIDETGTQLELEAVTARLLAFQQNLNSWDDVRRPALYALLGICQSEAGLVKSAVLSSSGVSVVLSLLDDSNQEIRELAINLLFLFSHHEPQGVVEYLLKPRRLEALVGFLENSEKSDVQMAAAGLLANLPKSETSLTEKLIELGGLNAIINILSSGTIQAKENALSALFRFTDPTNLKSQRIAVELGAYPLLTGLLKADSLTARARAAALLGDLSMRSPELTDKSKKHRFWCIPRTSFSICPAHGVICSVETTFCLLNTNALSDLVRLVQDKVHATAYEAIQTLSTLVQEESPQRGAKVLHENGVIGPVIEVLSWGSESLKGEALALLEKIFVSREMVDFYGSIAKSPLMCLTGRRIYEDGHLQKKAARILLLLERYSRASADIVAGGLNN is encoded by the exons ATGGCGGAGTTGGTACCTATTGGAACAATTATAGCAGTTGTTTCCAACCAGATCATTAAAACAGCTCAGGCTGCCAAGGATGTGGTTTTCGAAAAGGAAAGTTTTAAGGTTTTAGCGAAACATCTTTTTGACATCGATCCCGTATTAAAGGAACTTCAGTTGAAGCAGCTTAGTGACTTACCTGCCACGAGGCAAGCTTTGGATTGCCTTGAAACAGATGTCAAGAAAGCAAATAACTTGGTGGAAAAGTACAAGAACCGGGCTCGTTTCTACTTGCTAGTGAAGTGTAGGCACATTGTAAAAGAAGTACAGGACGTTACCAGAGAGATAGGAAAGTCATTGACTGCTCTCTCTCTCGCAAATGTTGAGGTATTATCAGGAATCTCGGACCAGGTGAATAGGTTACAGAACGAGATGCAACGAGCAGAATTTGAGGCGTCTAAATCTCAACTTCAAATAATTGATAAGCTAAACCAAGGTCTCTCAGATCATGTACTTGATAAAGAATTTGCAAATTATATGTTGAAGGAAATTGCTCGTGCTGTTGATGTGCCTGTCGAGCCCGCTGAAATTAGCAGAGAATTAGCAAGCTTCAAAAGGGAAAAGGAGGAAGCCGAAAATCGGAAAGAAATGGCTGAAGTTTTGTTCTTAGAACAGGTAATTGAATTGCTGTCGAGGGCAGATGCTGCCAAAGATTATGAACAAGTGAGAGATCAATATTTCCAAAGAGTTAAAGTTATTGGCCGGTATGATCCTCGAGAAGAATATATTCAGCCCTTTAAACCCTTTTTTTGTTGCATAACTGGAGATTTGATGGTTGATCCCGTTAGCCTCTGCACGGGAACTACCTGCGAAAGAGCAGCCCTTGAATCTTGGTTTGAACGTGGGGAAAAAACAGATCCAGAAACAGGTGAAATTCTTCATGATTTTTCATACAGATCAAACATCCAACTGAGGCATTCCATCCAGGAGTGGAGGGAACTGAACTATTGTGTCAAGATTAGGCGTTGCAAGGAAAATTTGATATCGGAGGATGATTCATCTGTTAAAGAAACGATAGAGCAGATAGGAGAGCTCATTagagaaaatcatatcaataaaGATTGGATTTCTATTTCAGGATTAACCGATATCGTTGTTGCTATGCTTGGTAGCACGGTTGATGGAGAGGTAAAGAAGGAATTATTAGTAACATTGAAGGACATTGTAGAAGGTCATGCTATAAACAAG GTTATATTCATTGAGAATCAGGGAATTGAGAAACTAGTTCTGTGCTTAAGCTTGGATTCAAGAATATCAAAGGCTGCAGTTGAGTTGCTATACGAGGTTTTGCTTGATAGGTCAGGCTGGAATAAGTCATACTGCAGGATGCTTTCTAATAACTGTGACGTGATCCATCTTCTTGTTTCCCTTCTTAAACATCCAATTGCTGAAATAACTAAAACGGTGGAAGAAATTTTAGTTAAGCTTTGTGATGCAGATGAGAATGTTATTCGAGCTGCGAAAGTGAATTGGTTTAGACCTCTGGTAGATAAAGTTGTCCAAG GATCAGCTTCTGTAAGGAGATCAATGTTGAAAGAGCTTGTCGGCCTGGAATTTGATGAAGAGAAAATAAGGGTACTTGGTGAGGAGAGGATTATTCCACCGCTGCTTGAAATGGCATCTGGAAATATTGAGTCAAAAGATTTGTCTCTGCGAATACTTGTCAAGTTGTCGACTTTCCATCAAAACAAAAGGCTTATTGCTTCTTCCGGCGGAGTTTCTCTGATCTTGAATCTGTTATTTTCGTCCCACACTCACATTGCTATTATCAGTAAATGTGCTGAAATTCTTGCTAATCTCTCTTCAAATGGCGATGGAACTAAATTCTTGATTGATGAAACGGGAACTCAACTTGAGTTGGAGGCTGTGACAGCCAGATTACTTGCTTTTCAACAGAATCTTAATTCATGGGATGATGTTCGAAGGCCTGCATTGTATGCCCTGTTAGGGATCTGTCAATCCGAAGCAGGACTTGTGAAATCTGCAGTTCTATCTTCAAGTGGAGTTTCTGTGGTCCTCTCTCTTCTCGATGACTCGAACCAAGAAATACGGGAACTGGCGATCAACCTTCTGTTTCTATTCTCTCATCACGAACCGCAGGGAGTTGTAGAGTATCTCCTCAAGCCAAGAAGATTGGAAGCTTTAGTGggatttcttgaaaattctgaaaaatcTGATGTACAAATGGCTGCAGCTGGTTTACTAGCCAACCTTCCGAAATCAGAAACTTCACTGACAGAAAAGCTGATTGAACTCGGCGGGCTTAATGCGATCATCAACATTTTGAGCTCGGGGACGATTCAAGCCAAGGAGAATGCTTTGAGTGCTCTTTTCAGATTCACAGATCCCACAAACCTTAAGTCTCAACGTATAGCAGTCGAACTTGGTGCATATCCTCTGCTCACAGGCCTTCTTAAGGCTGATTCATTGACAGCCAGAGCCAGAGCTGCGGCTTTGTTAGGTGATCTTTCTATGAGAAGTCCAGAACTAACTGACAAATCCAAGAAACACAGATTCTGGTGCATTCCTAGAACCAGTTTTTCAATTTGTCCTGCACATGGAGTCATTTGCAGTGTGGAGACTACGTTTTGTCTGTTAAATACCAATGCTTTGTCTGATCTTGTTAGATTGGTGCAAGATAAAGTTCATGCTACAGCTTATGAAGCAATTCAGACACTCTCAACTTTAGTTCAGGAAGAGTCTCCCCAGAGAGGGGCCAAAGTTCTTCACGAAAACGGGGTGATTGGACCGGTAATAGAAGTTTTGAGCTGGGGATCAGAGTCACTAAAAGGAGAGGCTTTGGCTCTTTTGGAGAAAATTTTTGTGTCGAGGGAGATGGTGGACTTTTACGGGTCGATTGCTAAATCACCTCTTATGTGCCTTACTGGCAGGAGGATTTATGAGGATGGTCATCTTCAAAAGAAAGCTGCTAGAATCCTACTTCTTCTTGAACGGTATTCTAGAGCATCCGCAGATATTGTTGCTGGTGGTTTAAACAATTGA
- the LOC140980750 gene encoding auxin-induced protein 22D-like, with protein MICMTKMNRGMMGKDQSDINLKATELRLGLPGSDECHQDMTSFVAKNNKRASPELTEDSRSNGIILSAKSSEPELPPAPKAHIVGWPPVRSYRKNNIEAKNSEPEAGGMYVKVSMDGAPYLRKMDLKVYNGYSLLLEALEIMFKFSMGNN; from the exons ATGATTTGCATGACGAAAATGAATCGTGGAATGATGGGTAAAGATCAAAGTGATATAAATTTGAAGGCAACTGAGCTGAGATTAGGGTTGCCAGGCTCCGACGAATGCCATCAAGATATGACGAGTTTTGTTGCCAAGAACAACAAACGAGCATCGCCTGAATTGACCGAGGACAGCAGGTCCAACGGCATCATTTTATCTGCGAAATCCAGCGAACCCGAATTGCCGCCGGCACCCAA GGCGCATATAGTAGGGTGGCCACCGGTGAGATCTTACCGGAAAAACAATATCGAGGCGAAGAATTCGGAACCTGAAGCTGGTGGGATGTACGTGAAAGTAAGCATGGATGGAGCTCCTTATCTCAGAAAGATGGATCTCAAAGTTTACAATGGATATTCACTGCTCCTCGAGGCTTTGGAGATTATGTTCAAATTTTCCATGggtaataattaa
- the LOC140980078 gene encoding auxin-responsive protein IAA14-like: MEVGRKMSVFLGEERGLNLKDTELCLGLPGGGGEIGELMKITGKRSYSETVDLKLNIQDNESDAIDLKENMKNSAMVKTGGVLPPKDPVKPPAKAQVVGWPPVRSFRKNIMAHQKNSCEESAEKPAFVKVSMDGAPYLRKVDLKMYESYQQLSDALANMFSSFTMGNYGTQGMIDFMNERKLMDLLNSSEYVPTYEDKDGDWMLVGDVPWEMFIDSCKRLRIMKGSEAIGLAPRAMEKCKSRC; this comes from the exons ATGGAAGTTGGCCGGAAAATGTCTGTGTTTCTCGGGGAGGAGCGTGGCCTGAATCTTAAGGATACTGAGCTGTGCCTGGGGCTTCCGGGCGGCGGAGGGGAAATTGGTGAGCTTATGAAGATAACCGGGAAAAGAAGCTACTCTGAAACAGTTGATCTGAAGCTCAACATACAAGACAATGAATCAGATGCTATAGATCTCAAGGAAAACATGAAAAATTCAGCTATGGTGAAGACGGGCGGCGTGCTTCCTCCCAAAGATCCCGTCAAGCCACCGGCGAA GGCCCAAGTGGTGGGGTGGCCACCAGTCCGGTCCTTCCGCAAGAACATTATGGCTCACCAGAAGAACAGCTGCGAGGAGTCGGCGGAAAAGCCAGCCTTCGTGAAGGTGTCGATGGATGGGGCACCGTATCTTCGCAAAGTGGACTTGAAGATGTACGAGAGTTACCAACAGCTCTCCGATGCCCTCGCTAATATGTTTAGCTCCTTCACCATGG GTAATTATGGGACCCAAGGAATGAtagattttatgaatgagaggAAATTAATGGATTTGCTGAATAGTTCTGAGTATGTTCCCACATACGAAGATAAGGATGGTGACTGGATGCTCGTGGGCGACGTACCATGGGA GATGTTTATTGATTCATGCAAGCGCCTTCGTATTATGAAAGGATCAGAAGCAATTGGACTTG CTCCAAGGGCAATGGAGAAATGCAAGAGCAGGTGCTAA
- the LOC140981844 gene encoding small ribosomal subunit protein uS8z/uS8w, which yields MVRVSVLNDALKSMYNAEKRGKRQVMIRPSSKVIIKFLLVMQKHGYIGEFEFVDDHRSGKIVVELNGRLNKCGVISPRFDIGVKDIEGWTARLLPSRQFGYIVLTTSAGIMDHEEARRKNVGGKVLGFFY from the exons ATGGTGAGAGTTAGTGTGCTTAATGATGCCCTCAAGAGCATGTACAATGCGGAGAAGCGGGGGAAGCGACAAGTAATGATAAGGCCTTCGTCTAAAGTCATCATCAAGTTTCTCTTGGTGATGCAGAAGCATG GATATATTGGGGAGTTTGAGTTTGTAGATGATCACCGGTCCGGTAAAATTGTTGTCGAACTTAATGGAAGGTTGAACAAATGTGGTGTGATCAGCCCTCGTTTTGATATTGGTGTCAAGGATATTGAGGGATGGACTGCAAGGTTGCTTCCTTCCAGACAG TTTGGCTACATTGTATTGACGACATCTGCAGGCATCATGGACCACGAAGAGGCCCGAAGAAAAAATGTCGGTGGCAAGGTTCTTGGCTTCTTTTATTAA
- the LOC140981843 gene encoding PRA1 family protein D-like, with amino-acid sequence MSSPPGATTSAAGLRPWGQFLDPSSLSIPISLSESSYRLTQNLRIFLPNYALLTLVIFLLALITHPLNLILFLCIFAAWTYLVIFRDEPLTLLGYDIDQKIVVGFLAVLTLGALFWTKAWLSLFLSLIIGALVIFIHAILKAPEDSLEDSPYGSLLAVVDSPRGQYARV; translated from the coding sequence ATGTCATCCCCGCCTGGCGCCACCACCTCTGCCGCCGGGTTACGCCCATGGGGACAATTCCTAGACCCATCTTCTCTCAGCATCCCCATCTCCCTCTCCGAATCCTCCTATCGCCTCACTCAAAATCTCCGTATCTTCCTTCCGAACTACGCTCTCCTCACTCTCGTCATCTTCCTCCTGGCCCTCATCACCCACCCCCTCAACCTGATTCTCTTCCTTTGCATCTTTGCCGCCTGGACATACTTGGTTATCTTTCGCGACGAGCCTTTAACTCTTCTTGGATACGACATTGACCAAAAAATAGTTGTGGGTTTTCTTGCCGTACTGACATTGGGTGCTTTGTTCTGGACTAAAGCTTGGTTAAGTCTGTTCCTTTCTTTGATAATTGGGGCTTTGGTGATTTTTATTCACGCTATATTGAAAGCGCCTGAGGATTCTTTGGAGGATTCGCCATATGGGTCGTTGCTTGCTGTTGTGGATAGTCCGAGGGGACAATATGCCAGAGTCTGA